The following coding sequences are from one Helicoverpa armigera isolate CAAS_96S chromosome 2, ASM3070526v1, whole genome shotgun sequence window:
- the LOC135119043 gene encoding LOW QUALITY PROTEIN: uncharacterized protein LOC135119043 (The sequence of the model RefSeq protein was modified relative to this genomic sequence to represent the inferred CDS: inserted 1 base in 1 codon): MPSTRSSSAQSKTTGESSTSTDWSMNTPSETASSSIASRSTLTKRTPSPHKRTPLPQAKGVVGKDSSAGEGSRPPPPSRISEESDPVHEVGSHPTSQNPERSVAVKARPQDSSIPPSSVSASVEGNPQAKKPTRDIDTTSSRSSQRKKAEAQARMAVALRELEVAEARARVARAELDIAVAESDEEDGAGEELYEQTHEVENWFIETSAGPSKKKRPTDSKEERSDIHQLAEAIRKLSENSRDVTAPKYIELPHFNGSCEEWLAFRRSFEDTAASFSNAQNLARLRRAIQGKAKEAVQSLLFTAENPREVIKGLESRFGRPGALALSELEKLKNMSRVSENPSDICVFASRVKNAIETIKALKKPQYLSSPETLKAIVEKMPPSMKFRWFAYHRSRRDEDLQELLLVEAFLEIEADMCGDFAPPEALSEYKKGFRRPVNVTQDTSQDKYKKSCPACEGEHYATECKKFKEADINEKWDIVKKARICFKCLRFKHSRINCKAPVCKQCGRWHHTLLHSDEPPVPVQKSSDENKGKQTYEEKVSSVNSTKSEERAYLKIVPVHLYGPKGQVRVLALLDEGSTVTLLDEAIAETIGAEGSREALSIETVGGRVIRKDSSQKIQLKIRGAHRRDKKSITVRTIDDLRLCEQGISKSTVESCPHLKAIEEQLLYTAERPRLLIGQDNWALIVTRRLKKGKPAEPVASLTDLGWVLHGCETGTNTVVNFVHYGRATTESEDIEEVVRQHFQLESLGIQNRLPSNDSDRRALETLEKTTKRLASGQFETGLLWKKEDEHLPNNYKQAIRRLISIERKLDKDKEVKEYYEKQIQSMVENGYAEKAPETSTEGRTFYLPHFAVVHPVKRKPRIVFDAAAKYEGKSLNDALLAGPDLLQSLFGVLLRFREGPVAVMADIQDMFLRVKVREGDRDSLRFLWRGSRRTSKPDEYRMSSIIFGAASSPATAIYVMNXNAEDFKATHPEAVKAISRNHYMDDYLQSFASIEEAKKISREVKEIHSRASFHLKGWASNDIRVLSEIEDTNKGESLLLTKEEKTLGLRWLVKEDKLAFNVGLRNTPKELLENTRAPTKREVTSAVMSTFDPLGFAAPVLIQGKKLIQDIWRTKVDWDEKINEKQRKMWSRYLEEVLALTELQIPRCISPRCGEGQLHTFTDASEEAYAAVAYWRTVEPCGKVHVSMVAGKARVSPTKPVSIPRLELQAALLGSRLAASIEEEMSLQVSRKFYWTDSSTVLLWIKAEPRKFKTFVANRLAEIEENTKPEDWRWVPTKENPADDATRGTPAEFSHKSRWFQGPAFLRQTEQEWPLHDFKSAGKLPEEKSKEQVVAAATEGKALIDLQRFSSWERLLRVTARVVTFAYLLLKKTRKAATTAVRKEDEPWRPQRRAQKDKKRTPNQPAITKSKKPLHAPIEQQHIRKAEEILIRISQVDSFATEIRSLKKEKPLENASKLKKIDVYIDDDDIIKLRSRTMKFRGEERRKMNPIILDGKHRIAQLIIQHYHKKFLHGNTATVMNEVRQKYWIFGLRAAVKAVSHGCQWCRTRKSVPAIPPTGDLPSERLQHHQFPFTCTAVDYFGPMQVTVGRRVEKRWGALFTCLTTRAVHLELAPSLSASSMIMALRRMTARRGTPSTIFSDNGTNFVGANKELEAAAQEKGIKWKFIPPGSPNMGGAWERLVRSVKTALAVVLNERSPPEEVLHTLITEVEHIVNSRPLTPVSMDPDDEESLTPNHFLLGRSCGAMAPGEFDDTDLIGKANWKTAQRLADHFWQRWVKEYLPLIMPRRIEGRATNDPREGDIVLIVDSTLPRNTWPRGEVIKTYPGPDGRTRVMDVRTTGGVLRRPTRRIIVLVPAASSRSEDGVLRTVGENVGDDE, from the exons ATGCCTTCGACAAGATCAAGTTCTGCGCAGTCCAAGACCACCGGGGAAAGTTCTACGTCAACAGACTGGAGCATGAATACGCCAAGTGAAACCGCAAGTTCGTCGATAGCAAGTAGATCGACGCTTACAAAGAGAACGCCGTCGCCGCACAAACGAACGCCGTTACCTCAAGCAAAGGGTGTTGTTGGAAAGGATTCATCAGCGGGGGAAGGGAGCCGCCCCCCTCCGCCATCAAGGATAAGCGAAGAATCGGATCCCGTACATGAAGTAGGAAGCCACCCCACGTCCCAGAACCCGGAGAGAAGCGTCGCAGTGAAGGCTCGTCCACAAGACTCAAGCATTCCGCCGTCTAGTGTCAGCGCGTCAGTTGAAGGAAACCCGCAAGCTAAGAAGCCGACCCGCGATATAGACACGACGTCCAGCCGCTCGTCTCAAAGAAAGAAGGCAGAAGCACAAGCAAGGATGGCGGTGGCACTACGGGAATTAGAAGTAGCTGAGGCCCGCGCAAGGGTAGCTCGAGCTGAGCTGGACATCGCCGTCGCCGAGTCCGACGAGGAAGATGGAGCTGGTGAAGAGTTGTACGAGCAAACCCATGAAGTGGAGAATTGGTTCATCGAGACCAGCGCCGGGCCCAGCAAGAAGAAGAGACCAACCGATTCTAAAGAAGAAAGAAGCGATATCCACCAACTGGCTGAAGCAATACGCAAGCTGTCTGAAAACTCACGTGACGTCACCGCGCCGAAGTACATCGAACTCCCTCACTTCAACGGATCCTGTGAAGAGTGGTTGGCATTCAGAAGATCATTCGAAGATACAGCCGCCTCATTCAGCAACGCACAGAACTTAGCGCGCCTAAGAAGAGCTATACAAGGGAAAGCGAAAGAAGCTGTTCAGAGCCTGCTATTCACCGCTGAAAATCCACGCGAAGTAATTAAGGGATTGGAGTCAAGATTTGGAAGACCTGGAGCGCTAGCATTATCAGAGCTGGAGAAGCTGAAGAATATGTCAAGAGTGAGCGAAAACCCAAGTGATATCTGCGTGTTTGCAAGTCGCGTGAAGAACGCTATAGAAACAATCAAGGCGTTGAAGAAACCGCAGTACCTCAGCTCGCCTGAAACATTGAAAGCCATAGTGGAGAAGATGCCGCCTTCTATGAAGTTTCGCTGGTTTGCCTATCACAGAAGCAGAAGAGATGAAGACCTTCAAGAACTATTACTTGTTGAAGCGTTCCTAGAAATTGAAGCAGACATGTGTGGGGACTTCGCTCCGCCTGAAGCGTTATCAGAATACAAGAAGGGTTTCAGAAGGCCGGTGAATGTGACACAAGACACGTCGCAAGACAAATATAAGAAGTCGTGTCCAGCTTGTGAGGGTGAACACTATGCAACAGAATGCAAGAAGTTCAAAGAAGCGGATATAAATGAGAAATGGGACATCGTCAAGAAAGCAAGAATCTGTTTTAAGTGTTTACGATTCAAGCACTCAAGAATCAACTGCAAGGCGCCTGTGTGTAAGCAGTGTGGAAGATGGCATCATACTCTCCTGCACTCGGACGAGCCGCCTGTACCAGTACAGAAATCAAGTGACGAAAACAAAGGGAAACAAACATATGAAGAGAAGGTTTCTTCAGTAAACAGTACCAAGTCAGAAGAGAGAGCATATTTGAAGATTGTTCCGGTGCATCTCTACGGGCCTAAAGGACAAGTACGTGTACTGGCGTTACTGGATGAAGGATCAACTGTCACGCTCCTGGACGAGGCAATAGCAGAGACGATTGGAGCTGAAGGAAGTCGCGAAGCTCTGTCTATTGAAACAGTGGGCGGAAGAGTTATAAGGAAAGATAGTTCTCAGAAGATTCAACTGAAGATAAGAGGAGCCCACAGAAGAGATAAGAAGTCCATCACAGTTAGAACAATTGACGACTTGAGGCTGTGTGAACAAGGAATCAGTAAGAGCACCGTAGAGAGCTGCCCGCATCTGAAGGCAATCGAAGAGCAGTTACTCTACACGGCAGAGCGGCCAAGGTTGTTGATTGGGCAAGACAATTGGGCACTTATCGTCACAAGAAGATTGAAGAAGGGCAAGCCAGCTGAACCCGTGGCCTCTCTCACTGACTTAGGGTGGGTGCTGCACGGCTGTGAAACTGGCACGAACACTGTAGTCAACTTCGTACATTATGGAAGAGCGACGACAGAATCAGAAGACATAGAAGAAGTAGTAAGGCAACATTTCCAGCTAGAATCACTGGGTATCCAGAACCGACTGCCATCAAACGACAGCGACAGAAGAGCCTTAGAAACTTTAGAAAAAACGACGAAACGTTTAGCAAGCGGGCAATTCGAAACAGGCCTCTTGTGGAAGAAAGAAGACGAGCACCTGCCTAACAACTACAAGCAAGCCATTCGTCGTCTAATCAGCATTGAAAGGAAGCTGGACAAAGATAAGGAAGTCAAAGAGTATTACGAGAAGCAAAtccagagcatggttgaaaatGGATACGCAGAGAAAGCGCCAGAGACGTCAACTGAAGGAAGAACTTTCTACTTGCCCCACTTCGCAGTTGTGCACCCTGTCAAGCGGAAGCCAAGAATAGTGTTTGACGCGGCAGCCAAGTACGAAGGGAAAAGCCTCAACGACGCCTTGCTAGCAGGCCCGGATCTACTTCAATCACTGTTTGGAGTGCTGCTACGCTTCAGAGAAGGCCCAGTGGCTGTCATGGCCGACATCCAAGACATGTTTCTTCGAGTCAAAGTGAGGGAAGGCGACCGAGACAGTCTAAGGTTCCTGTGGCGAGGAAGCCGAAGAACAAGCAAACCCGACGAGTACAGAATGTCGTCGATTATATTCGGGGCAGCGTCATCGCCCGCAACTGCGATATATGTGATGA AAAACGCGGAAGACTTCAAGGCAACTCACCCAGAAGCTGTGAAAGCTATAAGCAGGAATCACTATATGGATGATTACCTACAGAGCTTCGCGTCGATTGAAGAAGCTAAGAAGATATCAAGAGAAGTTAAAGAGATACATTCTCGAGCGAGTTTTCACTTAAAAGGCTGGGCGAGCAACGACATAAGGGTATTATCAGAAATTGAAGACACGAACAAAGGAGAATCACTGCTGCTTACAAAGGAAGAAAAAACTCTGGGACTGAGGTGGCTTGTGAAAGAAGATAAGTTGGCGTTCAACGTTGGTCTGCGCAACACACCGAAGgaattattagaaaatacaAGAGCGCCTACGAAGCGTGAAGTCACAAGTGCCGTGATGTCAACATTCGATCCGCTAGGCTTCGCGGCGCCTGTGCTAATACAAGGAAAGAAATTAATTCAAGACATATGGAGAACGAAGGTTGACTGGGACGAGAAGATTaacgaaaaacaaagaaaaatgtggTCAAGGTACTTAGAAGAGGTGCTGGCATTAACAGAACTTCAGATACCGAGATGTATCTCGCCACGCTGCGGTGAAGGGCAGCTACACACGTTCACGGACGCTAGCGAAGAGGCTTACGCGGCGGTTGCTTACTGGAGGACAGTTGAACCCTGCGGGAAAGTGCACGTCTCCATGGTCGCAGGCAAAGCAAGAGTATCGCCGACAAAACCAGTGTCGATTCCACGATTAGAGTTGCAAGCCGCCCTGCTTGGCAGTAGACTAGCAGCTAGTATCGAGGAAGAAATGAGCCTGCAAGTATCAAGAAAATTCTACTGGACTGACTCTAGCACCGTGTTACTGTGGATCAAGGCGGAGCCAAGGAAATTTAAAACCTTCGTGGCTAACCGGCTCGCAGAAATCGAAGAAAACACTAAGCCGGAGGACTGGAGATGGGTGCCCACTAAAGAGAACCCGGCGGACGACGCTACAAGGGGAACGCCGGCCGAGTTCAGTCACAAATCAAGATGGTTCCAAGGCCCCGCGTTTCTTCGACAAACAGAACAAGAGTGGCCTCTACACGATTTCAAGTCTGCGGGCAAATTACCGGAGGAAAAAAGCAAGGAGCAAGTGGTGGCTGCAGCAACAGAAGGGAAGGCCTTAATTGATTTACAAAGGTTTTCAAGCTGGGAGCGACTACTGCGCGTCACGGCCAGAGTGGTCACCTTCGCATACCTCTTATTGAAGAAGACCCGTAAAGCAGCCACTACTGCCGTGCGCAAAGAAGACGAGCCTTGGCGACCGCAGAGAAGAGCACAGAAGGACAAGAAGCGAACCCCCAATCAACCAGCCATCACCAAGTCTAAGAAACCTCTACACGCACCTATAGAGCAACAACACATAAGGAAGGCCGAAGAGATTCTAATAAGGATAAGTCAAGTCGATAGTTTTGCAACAGAAATAAgaagtttgaaaaaagaaaaacccCTCGAAAATGCAAGTAAACTTAAGAAAATCGACGTGTACATCGATGATGACGATATCATTAAGTTAAGAAGCAGGACGATGAAGTTTCGCGGCGAAGAACGAAGGAAAATGAACCCTATTATATTAGACGGAAAACACAGAATTGCGCAGCTCATCATTCAACATTATCATAAGAAGTTTCTTCACGGCAACACTGCTACAGTCATGAACGAAGTGCGACAAAAGTATTGGATCTTCGGTTTAAGGGCCGCAGTAAAGGCAGTGTCACATGGCTGCCAGTGGTGCAGAACAAGGAAGAGTGTCCCCGCGATACCTCCGACGGGCGACCTACCGAGCGAGCGACTACAACACCATCAGTTCCCGTTCACTTGCACTGCAGTCGATTACTTCGGGCCCATGCAAGTCACCGTTGGCAGAAGGGTTGAGAAGCGGTGGGGGGCATTGTTTACATGCCTTACCACGCGAGCCGTTCACCTGGAGCTGGCCCCCTCTCTAAGTGCCAGCTCTATGATAATGGCGTTGCGACGGATGACCGCGAGAAGAGGAACGCCGAGTACGATTTTTAGTGACAACGGTACTAACTTCGTTGGCGCGAACAAAGAGCTAGAGGCGGCCGCACAAGAAAAAGGAATCAAGTGGAAATTTATCCCCCCCGGCAGCCCAAACATGGGGGGCGCCTGGGAGAGACTCGTGCGGTCAGTGAAGACGGCCCTGGCTGTAGTACTCAATGAAAGAAGCCCGCCTGAAGAAGTGCTTCACACATTAATAACAGAAGTCGAACACATCGTCAACTCAAGACCCCTCACCCCCGTCAGTATGGATCCCGACGACGAAGAGAGTCTGACCCCCAACCATTTCCTGCTTGGAAGATCGTGCGGAGCGATGGCGCCGGGAGAATTCGACGACACAGACTTAATCGGGAAGGCAAACTGGAAAACAGCGCAGAGGCTCGCCGACCATTTCTGGCAGCGGTGGGTGAAAGAGTACCTGCCCCTCATCATGCCACGACGGATAGAGGGTCGCGCCACTAACGACCCTCGAGAAGGCGACATCGTGCTCATAGTCGACTCCACGTTACCTCGCAATACGTGGCCCCGCGGTGAAGTCATTAAAACCTACCCCGGGCCAGACGGCAGAACCCGAGTGATGGACGTAAGGACTACGGGAGGAGTGCTGCGCCGGCCAACGCGTAGAATCATCGTCCTGGTTCCCGCCGCATCGTCGCGCTCCGAGGATGGCGTGCTACGCACCGTGGGGGAGAATGTCGGCGACGATGAATAA